The region CTGATGGGCGCTACGCTGCTGCTGAACGACCTGACCTTCTTTTACGCCATCGAAAAGACCACCGTCGCCAACGCCCTCTTCGCCCACCACCTCTCCCCTGTCTTCGTGGCAATTCTCGCCCCGCTGCTGATCAAGGAAAAGCCGCTCGCCATGACCCCCCTGAGCGTCGGCCTCTCCCTTTTCGGCCTTTACCTTATCCTGCCCGAGAACCCCTTCGCCATAGACGGGGCGCTCATCGGCTCGCTTTCAGGGATAGCCAGCGCCCTCATCTACGGCTGCCTCGTCATCATGATGAGAAAGTGGGCCGGAGGGATAGACAGGCTGCGCTTCATCTTCTGGCAGAACCTGACCGTCGCCCTGCTCCTCCTCCCCTTCGCGGTCTTCGGGCCCGTCCCCCAGTCGGGAGACGGCTTCCCGCTCTTCATCCTTGCCTCACTCCACTCCGTCGTCGTCCCCCTCATCTACCTTTCCGGCATACGGGTGGTCTCGGCGCAGGTCGCCTCCATCATGGGCTACATCGAACCCCTCGGCGCAGTCCTTCTCGCCGGGCTCCTCCTCGGCGAAAAAATGCCGCAGCTCGCCTGGCTCGGGGGGATACTCATAATCTCGGGAGGGGCGCTGCTGGTATACGAAGAGACGAAGAGGAATGCGAGGGTGGCATCGGCATAAGGTTTACAACGCCTTGACGATTTTGGCTTGCGTTGCTATTATGTAGCTACCAAGTAATTACGCAAGGAGATGCTAGATGATTAAAACTCTGACCAAACACGGCAACAGCCTTGCCATCGTTATTGAGAAACCGATTCTAGAGCTTCTCGGCGCCGATTCCGAAACGCCCTTCGACATCACTACCGACGGGCAGGTTTTGATTCTAACCCCCCTCACCGCTCCCGACCGCCACGCGGATTTCAAGTCCGCCCTCGATAAGGTGAACGCCCGATACCCCAAAGCCCTCAAAAAGCTTTCCGAATAGCCATGGAGGTTTATTTTCTGAGCCTTTCGGAAGTGCTGGAAATCCACCGCGACCAGGTCGATCGCTACGGCGGCGAAGGTGGAATAAGAGATATCGGCTTGCTTAAATCGGCTCTGGGCATGCCATCGGCGACTTACGGCGGGGAATTCCTTCATACAGATATTTTTGAAATGGCGGCGGCCTATCTTTTTCACCTGTCGAAAAACCATCCGTTCATTGACGGCAACAAGCGCGCCGGAGGTGTTGCCGCGCTGGTCTTTCTCGCCCTGAACGGCTACGACTTCAACGCCCCGGAAGACGATTTCGCCGAAATGGTTCTCTCAACGGCGCGCGGAGAACTGGACAAAGCCGACGTTGCCGTTTTCCTGCGGAAATGGTCTGTGGAG is a window of bacterium DNA encoding:
- a CDS encoding type II toxin-antitoxin system death-on-curing family toxin, whose protein sequence is MEVYFLSLSEVLEIHRDQVDRYGGEGGIRDIGLLKSALGMPSATYGGEFLHTDIFEMAAAYLFHLSKNHPFIDGNKRAGGVAALVFLALNGYDFNAPEDDFAEMVLSTARGELDKADVAVFLRKWSVEQG
- a CDS encoding AbrB/MazE/SpoVT family DNA-binding domain-containing protein, with translation MIKTLTKHGNSLAIVIEKPILELLGADSETPFDITTDGQVLILTPLTAPDRHADFKSALDKVNARYPKALKKLSE